A window of Metopolophium dirhodum isolate CAU chromosome 6, ASM1992520v1, whole genome shotgun sequence genomic DNA:
ATGTATTTCATGCAGTAAAGGCCATGGACCTTGGTAGTAATTGGTTGGTGATGGCTGTTTTGATGACACTCCTGCAATACATAACCTAACCATAACTTTTGTATTACAAGGTTACTCATTCTTGAAAAAATTGGATTATTATGGGATGAATATGGTGTGAAACTTTTCACTTTTTTTAGGcctttattttaagtttaaaatgtttatatgttcTCAGTTATGAGCGGTAAACAATTGATCAATTCTTAAAAATGtcttactaatttattaaaatagtattcaaagccaatcataatattatgttttaaatttaattttaagatatgataacatgaaattaataaccccaataatttaatttaaaaaaagtctaCATCCCTAATAATACCAGAATTAAAAACAGATAAACTTAGgccactttttttaaataatatatttacaaattttgaataGACCCTCATtgacataggtaatattttacaagaaaattaaaataaaattgtttgtttgttaaCAGACTATACAGTCCTGTTTGGAAAAGTTGAGTTTACTATGTGTGAACTTTTCAATTTGATATATCttgcaaacaaatatttaatactatgatAATTTAACAACGGTTGTGATGATAGGAATTACTTTTTAGTCTGTTAGGAAGAATCTACGATATTCTCtattttttatgttgtattaaataactataagcttttgcaaaattaatttattgtttagttaattgtggaaaacaccaaaaataatattagtgattaatttttatttttattacctaaattatatatgtttttaactgGAACAACTTCAGTTTatgtaaagtaaataattattaatgtattatgttataaattgttaatataacaaaagtaatatgtaaatgtaaccaaaaaaataattatatttattaaatattatattatacctatgatactgatataattttcaattttttatatagatcTGTCTATCTGCAATTTACCTGCGATTTACCTGCAATACACCTGCGATTTACTTACGAGTACAagaaaaacggttttttttaaggCCAACCATATATtctaatcatttatatttcttttgtttgtttaatattttttaagtttttttcagcATAGGTACACCTCTCAAAATGGCACTGAGGGATCACACTTATGTCATCCCAGCCAATCATGAACAAGAAGCTGGTACTCCAAACATCCACCTACAAGATCACACATACACCCAACAGTTGCCTGTAGTTCAGATTCAGCCCCAACAGGAAGAAGATAGAGAAGCCCAAGAAGATGGACCAGCACCCGTTGAAGAAGAAGAAGCTCCAGTATATGATGAACAAGAAGATAGACCAGCACCCGATGAAGAAGAAGCTCCAGGATATGATGAAGAACAACAACAAGATGGACCACAAGAACTTGTCATTGATGCAGAACCAAGAATATACAGAATAATCCCCGGCATTAGACTCAACTCAAAATTTTATGTGGATAATTTGGGattcaaatattatcaaaagaaGTTACTGGTGAATAGAATACGTTTAATTTGTGAGCGACGAAAAAATCCCAGAGGTCCTTTGTGTCATGGTTCAGCATCAATCAGTAGAAATGAGAGGGACAACCGACTTTCTATTGTAACTCCTCACAATCATGATCCAGAAGCAATTGACTTGGATGTACCATTCTTGAGGAACGCACTCGGTGAAAGAGCTGTGGATCGCACAATTACAACCCCATCACTTCGAGGTCTTTATAACAGTGAAATAATCAagtaagttaattaacttaattgttatagttaaatacaaatatataaattatgccaaatattaatttgttatacttttgGTAGACATCCTCAAGCTGCTATAAACTATACATTCCTCCAGACACAATCGAGAGCGAAAAGGATGAGACAATCAAGACGTCCACAATTGCCTAGGGACATCCATGAACTTTCAGAAATGTTGAGCGACCCCCGAAATGCAAATTACGCTTCTACATTTCAAATTCCTTCTTCAGCATTTTACAATCAAGAATTGATTGTAAATGGGGTGAGTGTAggagttattttttcaaacacttCTGCTATTTACCGGTATCGTGAAGAGTTGGCTACAGTAGAGATGGTTGGAATAGATGGTACATACAAGACAGTTCCACAAGTGCCGGGGGACTTGCGATGTCTTCTGACATTTCAAGTACTCTACAAAAGTGTAGTAAGCATTTCTGTTGATATTCGTTATTACTGTTGTCATAATAgtctaataaattgttttttttataatttaggcATTTCCAATGGTCTATGTCCTTTTGGGGAGTGAGACGGAAGAGACATACTCAGCATTATTCACTGTCATCCGCAATATTCTACCACTGAATTATGATAGAATCCGTTTTGTTACTGATTATGAGCGTGCTCTTATGAATGCTGTCCAGCGAATATTTCCAAACAGCGAATTGCTCTGCTGCTGGTTTCATTTTTCacaggtaatataaaatattttgttatgatcATACCTGCGCCAGataaacctaataatattattttaaatttatataattgttacagTCAGTTGTTAGATATTGTCACCGAAAAGTTAATGGTGTCTTGAATTTGGTGAAGAGGCATGAAGTGGCAGCTCGTATTTTCAGAATGGTAAATTTGAGTTttgtttataagtaaatattgttgtattttaattgtattttatatttcaggtATTAGCATTGCCTCATCTACCTGCTGAAAGGGGTAATCCTGGGTGCCCTAATTTTTGTATGATGGATGGTTATCGTGTAATTGTCGAGTACACCGGACAATTTCCTGATATCAGTGAGGTTATGAGTCGTTTCCTGAGGGACTACATATTGGATTATTGGTTTGTGCAAATAGGTCCACAGCGTTTAAGCGTTTTTGGTCAAGATCACCGGACCAACAATTACTTGGAATCATTCCATTCAACGTTGCTCACACAAATTGGACGCCACCCTAACATTTGGGATTTTCTTCGTGAGTCATCATAGTTTCACTTGACCATACTGTGATCTCTATGTTGCATTATCCTATAAATGTTTGTGTTATATGTGGTATGTGTTTTATGTTTGTGTTGTTAGGTACATGTTTAACATAATCAACAGTGTAAGAACAATTCTTAAGAATAATATTGGTAAGTTccatcaatatttgtttttaatataatatataatttgt
This region includes:
- the LOC132946735 gene encoding uncharacterized protein LOC132946735, with the protein product MALRDHTYVIPANHEQEAGTPNIHLQDHTYTQQLPVVQIQPQQEEDREAQEDGPAPVEEEEAPVYDEQEDRPAPDEEEAPGYDEEQQQDGPQELVIDAEPRIYRIIPGIRLNSKFYVDNLGFKYYQKKLLVNRIRLICERRKNPRGPLCHGSASISRNERDNRLSIVTPHNHDPEAIDLDVPFLRNALGERAVDRTITTPSLRGLYNSEIIKHPQAAINYTFLQTQSRAKRMRQSRRPQLPRDIHELSEMLSDPRNANYASTFQIPSSAFYNQELIVNGVSVGVIFSNTSAIYRYREELATVEMVGIDGTYKTVPQVPGDLRCLLTFQVLYKSVAFPMVYVLLGSETEETYSALFTVIRNILPLNYDRIRFVTDYERALMNAVQRIFPNSELLCCWFHFSQSVVRYCHRKVNGVLNLVKRHEVAARIFRMVLALPHLPAERGNPGCPNFCMMDGYRVIVEYTGQFPDISEVMSRFLRDYILDYWFVQIGPQRLSVFGQDHRTNNYLESFHSTLLTQIGRHPNIWDFLQRLIIVENQFFIEFQQRTNNLTIRDGTSRAERQNTTRIIRESVQQLNRDGDLLMFLRRTGHRNDGYVQEQIGPYP